In a genomic window of Methanomassiliicoccus sp.:
- a CDS encoding sulfurtransferase TusA family protein → MEILDCCGLECPMPIVHLAKKVKKMKVGEELILKTTAEGSRMDVPIWCKRTGNDLLNSSVEDGIFIYQIKKLR, encoded by the coding sequence ATGGAAATACTAGACTGCTGTGGACTGGAGTGCCCCATGCCCATCGTTCATCTCGCAAAAAAAGTGAAGAAGATGAAGGTCGGTGAAGAGCTGATCCTCAAGACGACCGCTGAAGGTTCAAGAATGGATGTCCCCATTTGGTGCAAACGGACAGGCAACGATCTCCTGAACTCATCAGTGGAAGATGGCATTTTCATCTACCAGATCAAGAAACTAAGATGA
- a CDS encoding transcriptional regulator → MKTPCELIACYLIPYIRREIAKGLIKNHGLTQAEIARRFGVTDAAMSQYLNSKQRSNEIMDGVLNNREFKAEIEKAIDNVNHGMDPSDETCRICRFVKTKGTLTQLYEFYSGNKVPPCICGNCEPQ, encoded by the coding sequence ATGAAGACCCCTTGCGAACTCATCGCCTGCTATCTGATACCGTATATCCGGAGAGAGATAGCAAAGGGTCTGATAAAAAACCATGGCCTGACCCAGGCAGAAATTGCCCGTCGTTTTGGTGTGACCGATGCTGCCATGTCTCAATATCTTAATTCCAAGCAACGGTCAAATGAGATCATGGATGGCGTGCTGAATAATAGGGAATTTAAAGCGGAGATCGAAAAGGCTATCGATAACGTCAATCACGGCATGGACCCTAGTGATGAGACCTGCCGCATATGCCGTTTCGTCAAGACCAAAGGGACATTGACCCAGCTATATGAGTTCTATTCTGGGAACAAGGTGCCCCCATGCATTTGTGGTAATTGCGAACCACAGTAA
- a CDS encoding site-specific integrase encodes MPRRSKWAEDMDAWEAALFGEGKSPNTVETYLEAADYALRFAKEHDWPLNPRQLTPAHVYQYYENLQGYRSKTQATYMFGFMHLMKFVKNPGVKSLKLHLKPERGEVYWLEREQIMKLLECWPTERLLAARVLWIYTGIREVETRHLRKRNLTERWLSVESGKGRKARKIPIDDEFWAMMQPYLTWREQYERRWGKTDYFLAHPEDHLHVRGPLKPFSEGTLSEMSKEHGRSIGIEHANSHPFRRQFGRDLYYNQCPPTQIQAYYGHTTLEQTMRYIGVEEEIAWEAMKKYRSSYRRKT; translated from the coding sequence ATGCCAAGGCGAAGCAAGTGGGCCGAGGACATGGACGCCTGGGAGGCGGCACTATTTGGGGAGGGGAAATCACCGAACACGGTGGAGACCTACCTGGAAGCGGCCGACTATGCGTTGAGGTTCGCAAAGGAACACGACTGGCCGCTGAATCCCCGTCAGTTAACCCCAGCACATGTTTACCAGTATTACGAGAACCTCCAGGGCTATCGGTCAAAGACCCAAGCAACGTACATGTTCGGCTTCATGCACCTCATGAAGTTCGTAAAGAACCCAGGCGTGAAGAGCCTGAAGCTGCACCTGAAACCGGAGCGCGGAGAGGTCTACTGGCTGGAACGAGAGCAAATAATGAAGCTCCTGGAGTGCTGGCCGACAGAACGGTTGCTGGCCGCCAGAGTATTGTGGATCTACACGGGGATAAGGGAGGTCGAAACCCGGCATCTAAGGAAGCGGAACTTGACAGAGAGATGGTTATCGGTAGAATCGGGCAAGGGTCGAAAGGCCAGGAAGATACCGATCGACGACGAGTTCTGGGCCATGATGCAGCCATATCTGACCTGGAGGGAGCAGTACGAAAGGAGATGGGGAAAGACAGACTACTTCCTGGCTCATCCGGAAGATCACCTTCACGTGAGGGGTCCGCTAAAGCCATTCAGCGAAGGAACCTTAAGCGAGATGTCGAAGGAACACGGTCGATCGATAGGGATAGAGCATGCGAATTCCCACCCGTTCCGGCGACAGTTCGGCCGAGATCTCTACTACAACCAGTGTCCGCCCACTCAGATCCAAGCCTACTACGGTCACACGACTCTGGAGCAGACCATGAGGTACATCGGAGTGGAGGAAGAGATCGCCTGGGAAGCGATGAAGAAATATCGGTCATCCTACCGGAGGAAGACCTAG